One region of Bombus affinis isolate iyBomAffi1 chromosome 5, iyBomAffi1.2, whole genome shotgun sequence genomic DNA includes:
- the LOC126916288 gene encoding protein bicaudal C homolog 1-B isoform X5, which translates to MTVIMEETNTFVTWPSRLKIGAKSKKDPHIKVAGRPDDVRAAKEKIMEILDTRQSNRVTMKLDVSYTDHSHIIGKGGLTIKRVMEETGCHIHFPDSNRSNHQEKSNQVSIAGEMEGVERARARVRNLTPLIFSFELPIMSASQTVPDSTSPYVVKIQEKYNVQVMFRTRPKLHATLVVVKGCEWEVSQVKEATVLLIHYMCQNLASQIQVQMSMEISPQHHSIVLGKQSSNLKMIMQRTGTQIMFPDAGDPNIPSLKKSNVTITGGIHNVYLARQQLVGSLPLVLMFDLPEDSMSSVDSENVSQLMQSLDVFINVRHKPKQSTLSVIIKGIERNASNIYEARKQLLGLDEPRVHAEIPATYHIPNAGNIFQGNSTGNGSSPNSLVSSLSDNLSSILTVNTQNSPYCVSPVPHSPNPMALSPHWGHLPPLPSIFSPLPLHHSYPYPHLNHLLTTQHVMHNNAMPPHSHGLQNHAFTGIGQLHSNGPVGFHSTHGLNGNSLVESKEGSAYSSLSSVSSSLSSPAISPRNISPVNPIESSHNIDLSSMLSDLTVPDRRAPGCEKKSLEMAVQQNLVPFDYEQKKILAAKVIQGKPSTNDYRVPTSAWSGYGLSQSIPPINTGDIKKESTTSHPSDLWKEPTTPVFSREIDFGIGSGKDRVGQIGLSSNYMEHTPTSHLNKITSHRYDDLTSMLVSVGLEKYIRLFTSHEVDMATFPSLTEKDLCEIGITAWGARRKIMLLIAEMNKRTSPFCGSAAPGAERKTTTSSTSSSMEKCNLDTKW; encoded by the exons ATCCGCATATAAAGGTCGCGGGTCGACCCGATGACGTACGAGCCGCAAAGgagaaaataatggaaattcTGGACACGAGG CAAAGCAACAGAGTAACTATGAAGTTGGACGTTAGTTACACGGACCATTCGCACATCATTGGAAAGGGTGGACTAACGATTAAACGGGTGATGGAGGAAACTGGATGCCACATTCATTTTCCAGATAGTAATCGAAGTAATCATCAGGAGAAGAGCAACCAGGTGTCGATTGCGGGAGAAATGGAGGGAGTCGAACGTGCCCGTGCTCGTGTCAGG AATCTTACGCCTCTGATCTTCTCGTTCGAGTTACCAATCATGAGTGCGTCGCAAACAGTGCCCGATTCTACTTCGCCGTACGTAGTTAAAATTCAGGAAAAATACAACGTTCAAGTGATGTTTCGTACCAGACCAAAATTGCATGCTACTTTGGTAGTTGTCAAAGGTTGCGAATGGGAGGTATCTCAAGTGAAAGAAGCGACCGTACTTCTAATTCACTATATGTGCCAAAACTTAGCT AGTCAAATACAAGTACAAATGTCGATGGAGATTTCGCCGCAACATCACAGCATCGTATTGGGAAAGCAGAGCAGCAATTTGAAGATGATCATGCAACGCACAGGCACTCAAATAATGTTCCCAGATGCCGGAGATCCGAACATTCCTAGCTTAAAGAAGAGCAACGTTACGATCACAGGTGGCATCCACAACGTTTACTTGGCTCGACAACAGCTAGTG GGATCCCTGCCTTTGGTCCTAATGTTCGACCTTCCTGAAGACTCGATGTCTTCGGTAGATAGCGAGAACGTTTCCCAACTAATGCAGTCGTTGGACGTGTTCATAAACGTGAGGCACAAGCCGAAGCAGAGTACACTTTCCGTGATCATCAAAGGAATCGAACGAAACGCTAGCAATATTTACGAAGCGAGGAAACAGCTTTTAGGCCTGGACGAGCCCAGAGTGCATGCCGAGATACCGGCTACCTATCACATTCCAAACGCTGGTAATATTTTCCAAGGAAACTCTACTGGCAATGGCTCCA GTCCCAATAGTTTAGTCAGCAGTCTATCGGACAATTTGTCGAGCATATTAACGGTGAACACACAGAATTCTCCATACTGCGTGTCGCCTGTTCCTCATTCGCCAAATCCGATGGCCTTGTCGCCTCATTGGGGTCATTTACCACCATTACCGTCCATCTTTTCTCCACTGCCGCTTCATCACTCTTATCCATATCCACACCTTAATCACCTGTTGACGACGCAGCACGTAATGCATAACAACGCGATGCCTCCTCATTCGCATGGACTGCAAAATCACGCTTTTACCGGTATCGGACAACTTCATTCGAACGGGCCTGTAGGCTTTCACAGTACTCACGGATTGAACGGTAATTCGTTAGTGGAAAGCAAGGAAGGTAGCG CTTATTCGTCGTTGAGCAGCGTTTCCAGTTCTCTATCTAGTCCAGCTATCAGTCCGCGTAACATATCTCCGGTCAATCCTATCGAGAGTAGTCATAATATAG ATTTATCCAGCATGTTGTCCGATCTTACGGTACCCGATCGTCGTGCGCCGGGTTGCGAGAAGAAATCGCTGGAAATGGCTGTGCAACAGAATCTCGTTCCCTTCGATTACGAGCAGAAAAAGATACTAGCGGCGAAAGTGATTCAAGGGAAACCAAGTACCAACGATTATCGTGTTCCTACTTCCGCTTGGTCCGGCTACGGACTCAGTCAATCCATTCCTCCCATAAATACGGGCGACATAAAGAAG GAATCTACCACCTCCCATCCATCTGATTTATGGAAGGAACCAACGACGCCGGTATTCAGCAGAGAGATTGACTTTGGAATCGGATCCGGTAAAGACCGCGTTGGACAGATCGGCTTAAGTTCCAACTACATGGAGCATACGCCCACTTCGCATTTGAACAAAATCACATCCCACCGGTACGACGACTTAACTAGCATGTTGGTTAGCGTCGGATTGGAAAAGTATATTC GCCTGTTCACATCTCACGAAGTGGACATGGCTACATTTCCATCTCTGACGGAAAAAGATCTATGCGAAATCGGGATAACCGCTTGGGGTGCAAGGCGTAAAATAATGTTATTAATCGCTG AAATGAACAAACGTACTAGTCCATTCTGTGGTAGCGCTGCTCCTGGTGCGGAACGCAAAACGACCACGTCGTCGACCTCGTCGTCGATGGAGAAATGCAATCTGGATACCAAATGGTAG
- the LOC126916288 gene encoding protein bicaudal C homolog 1-B isoform X4: MTVIMEETNTFVTWPSRLKIGAKSKKDPHIKVAGRPDDVRAAKEKIMEILDTRQSNRVTMKLDVSYTDHSHIIGKGGLTIKRVMEETGCHIHFPDSNRSNHQEKSNQVSIAGEMEGVERARARVRNLTPLIFSFELPIMSASQTVPDSTSPYVVKIQEKYNVQVMFRTRPKLHATLVVVKGCEWEVSQVKEATVLLIHYMCQNLASQIQVQMSMEISPQHHSIVLGKQSSNLKMIMQRTGTQIMFPDAGDPNIPSLKKSNVTITGGIHNVYLARQQLVGSLPLVLMFDLPEDSMSSVDSENVSQLMQSLDVFINVRHKPKQSTLSVIIKGIERNASNIYEARKQLLGLDEPRVHAEIPATYHIPNAGNIFQGNSTGNGSSPNSLVSSLSDNLSSILTVNTQNSPYCVSPVPHSPNPMALSPHWGHLPPLPSIFSPLPLHHSYPYPHLNHLLTTQHVMHNNAMPPHSHGLQNHAFTGIGQLHSNGPVGFHSTHGLNGNSLVESKEGSAYSSLSSVSSSLSSPAISPRNISPVNPIESSHNIDLSSMLSDLTVPDRRAPGCEKKSLEMAVQQNLVPFDYEQKKILAAKVIQGKPSTNDYRVPTSAWSGYGLSQSIPPINTGDIKKPQESTTSHPSDLWKEPTTPVFSREIDFGIGSGKDRVGQIGLSSNYMEHTPTSHLNKITSHRYDDLTSMLVSVGLEKYIRLFTSHEVDMATFPSLTEKDLCEIGITAWGARRKIMLLIAEMNKRTSPFCGSAAPGAERKTTTSSTSSSMEKCNLDTKW, from the exons ATCCGCATATAAAGGTCGCGGGTCGACCCGATGACGTACGAGCCGCAAAGgagaaaataatggaaattcTGGACACGAGG CAAAGCAACAGAGTAACTATGAAGTTGGACGTTAGTTACACGGACCATTCGCACATCATTGGAAAGGGTGGACTAACGATTAAACGGGTGATGGAGGAAACTGGATGCCACATTCATTTTCCAGATAGTAATCGAAGTAATCATCAGGAGAAGAGCAACCAGGTGTCGATTGCGGGAGAAATGGAGGGAGTCGAACGTGCCCGTGCTCGTGTCAGG AATCTTACGCCTCTGATCTTCTCGTTCGAGTTACCAATCATGAGTGCGTCGCAAACAGTGCCCGATTCTACTTCGCCGTACGTAGTTAAAATTCAGGAAAAATACAACGTTCAAGTGATGTTTCGTACCAGACCAAAATTGCATGCTACTTTGGTAGTTGTCAAAGGTTGCGAATGGGAGGTATCTCAAGTGAAAGAAGCGACCGTACTTCTAATTCACTATATGTGCCAAAACTTAGCT AGTCAAATACAAGTACAAATGTCGATGGAGATTTCGCCGCAACATCACAGCATCGTATTGGGAAAGCAGAGCAGCAATTTGAAGATGATCATGCAACGCACAGGCACTCAAATAATGTTCCCAGATGCCGGAGATCCGAACATTCCTAGCTTAAAGAAGAGCAACGTTACGATCACAGGTGGCATCCACAACGTTTACTTGGCTCGACAACAGCTAGTG GGATCCCTGCCTTTGGTCCTAATGTTCGACCTTCCTGAAGACTCGATGTCTTCGGTAGATAGCGAGAACGTTTCCCAACTAATGCAGTCGTTGGACGTGTTCATAAACGTGAGGCACAAGCCGAAGCAGAGTACACTTTCCGTGATCATCAAAGGAATCGAACGAAACGCTAGCAATATTTACGAAGCGAGGAAACAGCTTTTAGGCCTGGACGAGCCCAGAGTGCATGCCGAGATACCGGCTACCTATCACATTCCAAACGCTGGTAATATTTTCCAAGGAAACTCTACTGGCAATGGCTCCA GTCCCAATAGTTTAGTCAGCAGTCTATCGGACAATTTGTCGAGCATATTAACGGTGAACACACAGAATTCTCCATACTGCGTGTCGCCTGTTCCTCATTCGCCAAATCCGATGGCCTTGTCGCCTCATTGGGGTCATTTACCACCATTACCGTCCATCTTTTCTCCACTGCCGCTTCATCACTCTTATCCATATCCACACCTTAATCACCTGTTGACGACGCAGCACGTAATGCATAACAACGCGATGCCTCCTCATTCGCATGGACTGCAAAATCACGCTTTTACCGGTATCGGACAACTTCATTCGAACGGGCCTGTAGGCTTTCACAGTACTCACGGATTGAACGGTAATTCGTTAGTGGAAAGCAAGGAAGGTAGCG CTTATTCGTCGTTGAGCAGCGTTTCCAGTTCTCTATCTAGTCCAGCTATCAGTCCGCGTAACATATCTCCGGTCAATCCTATCGAGAGTAGTCATAATATAG ATTTATCCAGCATGTTGTCCGATCTTACGGTACCCGATCGTCGTGCGCCGGGTTGCGAGAAGAAATCGCTGGAAATGGCTGTGCAACAGAATCTCGTTCCCTTCGATTACGAGCAGAAAAAGATACTAGCGGCGAAAGTGATTCAAGGGAAACCAAGTACCAACGATTATCGTGTTCCTACTTCCGCTTGGTCCGGCTACGGACTCAGTCAATCCATTCCTCCCATAAATACGGGCGACATAAAGAAG CCGCAGGAATCTACCACCTCCCATCCATCTGATTTATGGAAGGAACCAACGACGCCGGTATTCAGCAGAGAGATTGACTTTGGAATCGGATCCGGTAAAGACCGCGTTGGACAGATCGGCTTAAGTTCCAACTACATGGAGCATACGCCCACTTCGCATTTGAACAAAATCACATCCCACCGGTACGACGACTTAACTAGCATGTTGGTTAGCGTCGGATTGGAAAAGTATATTC GCCTGTTCACATCTCACGAAGTGGACATGGCTACATTTCCATCTCTGACGGAAAAAGATCTATGCGAAATCGGGATAACCGCTTGGGGTGCAAGGCGTAAAATAATGTTATTAATCGCTG AAATGAACAAACGTACTAGTCCATTCTGTGGTAGCGCTGCTCCTGGTGCGGAACGCAAAACGACCACGTCGTCGACCTCGTCGTCGATGGAGAAATGCAATCTGGATACCAAATGGTAG
- the LOC126916296 gene encoding peroxisome biogenesis factor 2 gives MPTSPYVSRINQIDAVQLDEEIYKVLRNQAREIGKYQQIEKIDRWQPEIDALLKFFIWNFSLRHGKSTFGQQLLNLHYENITSAKSILYMLSTIGPAYVRDKVVDSGANRRFTILLDRVANVLKLLEFINLLIFMHRGTQPRVVEYILGIASSSTTVHKPRNIGYSYMTRELLWHGLMELFTTSLPMINFHYLKHTMKKLFTRSKAVDLQRIFPTMNLSTKCAYCADTPILPVHAGCQHIFCYYCLNAHFTVMVEFQCPECSTRLYATNMKTYEASSSTSSKREMSSTAF, from the coding sequence ATGCCGACATCACCTTACGTCTCTCGAATCAATCAGATCGATGCGGTGCAATTAGACGAGGAAATCTACAAAGTGCTTAGGAATCAAGCCAGGGAAATCGGCAAGTATCAACAGATAGAGAAGATCGATCGATGGCAACCCGAGATCGACGCGCTCCTCAAATTTTTCATATGGAATTTCTCGCTGCGCCACGGAAAATCGACATTTGGTCAACAACTGCTCAATTTGCATTACGAAAACATTACAAGCGCAAAGTCCATTCTCTATATGCTTTCAACGATCGGCCCAGCGTATGTACGAGATAAAGTCGTCGATAGTGGCGCGAATCGTCGTTTCACCATTTTACTCGATCGTGTCGCGAACGTCTTGAAGCTCCTCGAGTTTATAAACTTGTTAATCTTTATGCATCGTGGGACGCAGCCTCGTGTCGTTGAATATATACTCGGAATCGCGAGTTCTTCCACAACTGTTCACAAACCGAGAAACATCGGCTACTCGTACATGACCAGGGAACTGCTATGGCACGGTTTGATGGAATTGTTTACTACCAGCTTGCCCATGATCAATTTCCATTACTTAAAGCACACGATGAAGAAACTATTCACGCGGTCAAAGGCCGTCGACTTACAACGCATATTTCCGACCATGAACTTGTCCACCAAGTGCGCCTATTGCGCCGATACACCGATTCTACCGGTACACGCTGGCTGTCAGCATATTTTTTGCTACTACTGTTTGAACGCTCACTTCACCGTGATGGTCGAGTTTCAGTGTCCCGAGTGTAGCACGCGACTCTACGCTACTAATATGAAAACGTACGAAGCTAGTTCCTCGACCTCGAGCAAACGAGAAATGTCGAGCACGGCATTTTAA